GGTTCTCTGACTAGACTTCATTCTTAAATCTATAATTTTTAAATAGCTCTGATTCATAAATACTAAGCTCATAAGTTTTGTTTTTCAAGGATAATTAACTCTCTAAAACAATGTTAATGTCAGTATTTTTTTTACTAATTCAGACTGGAACCTAGAACTATTACTCTCGGATAATACCATCCTTTTTACCAAAAAACGGATATTAGCATCATTATTCCTTAACTAAAGACAATTATTAAAATACATAGAGATAATAAAAATAAATCACAAACATTGAAAATAATCATCATGATTTTCATTGAACAATAAGCTATTTAAATATATTACAGATGTAATAAACACTTACTCTATTGACCTACTTCATGACCTATGATAGAATGAAAACGTGGAATATTATACATTTAATTATTTTTTATGTGTAATATGAAGGTAATTTTTAAAAATTTAATTAACGACAATCAAGCAAGCACTTTTAATCAAATTCGATAAAATTTCACCATAAAAAATACTTAAAAAAATATTGTACATTGGTTATACATTCGAGAATGCATAACCAAATTTTAACAAAAAACTAAAATACACGTATACCGGAGGGTTATATGATTACAATTGAAGATATTAACAAAGTTATAGAAAAAATTAAAAATGAACACACAAAAGAATATATCGGAATTTCTATCAACGGAGATAGAGGGCTAAACATTAGTACAAGTAAATTCGGAGGCGTTCCTTATATTGCACAGGATGCAGAAGCACCAGTAGATACAGAGGGTAATCAACTTGCACTACTAGCTCAAATTAACTGCACAGAACTACCAGAAAATGATATTTACCCTAAAGAAGGATTGCTACAATTCTGGATTTCACGCGATGATTCTTTCGGACTAGATTCTAAAGGAACTAATGTCGTAAAATATATTAAAGATATAGATAAAAACATAACAAACGGGGATGTATTGAACAAGTACCACCTTCCTAGCGAAGATAACGATGAGGAATATTCTCCATTCCAAGAAAAAGATGCATCATTTGCATTAACATTCAACAAAGGAACTTCAACGATTACTGCTACGGACTTCTTATTTGAAGGCATCGCAAAAGACGCTATCCGCGAACTATTCCCAGATGAGCAGGTAGAAGATCTATATGAAAATCTTGATAGAGAAGTCTACGAAACTCTATTTAAGGCTTTCGAGGGAGTTAAACACGCAATAGGTGGTTACCCAACATTCACTCAATGGGATCCACGTGACCCTGAAAATAAAGAAGCGTACGACACATTACTTCTTCAAGTAGAAAGCGAATGGGATGCGAACACGAAAGATAACCTAATTATGTGGGGAGATTCAGGAGTTGCAAACTTCTTTATCAATAAAGAAAAATTAGCAAACTTAGATTTTGAAGATACATTATTCAACTGGGATTGCTTTTAATTAAGACTCTCTGTTAAATTCGGAACATAGAGAAAAAAATAATGACCACCCCTGAAAAGGAGTGGTTTTCTCTTCGGGTATAACCCTTTGTTACTAACACGCACCTCAAGGCGCTGGCTTTCACATTCGTTCAAGCCCTATTGTATTTTGACGCCCGCTACCCGTTAAACGGATTTATCTACTTTTTCTTATTTCCAAATGGATTTGTATATTCTTTTGTTGTCAATTTATCTATTGTAATATCATGCATTTCTTGTTCTCTGATATATTTTCTTATTGTACTTTCATTCAAACCTACAGTACTTACATAGTATCCTTCTGCCCAAAATTTTCTATTCCCATACTTATATTTCAAGTTTGCATGCATATCAAATATCATCAGTGAACTTTTTCCTTTCAAATACCCCATAAAACTTGATACACTATATTTCGGTAGTATTGATAACTGCAAATGTATATGATCTGGCATTATATGTCCTTCTATTATTTCCACTCCTTTATACTTACATAACCTTTTTATTATATCTACTATATCTCGTTTGTATTGATTAAATTCTATTTTTCGTCTATACTTAGGGGTAAATACAATATGGTATTTACATAACCACTTTGTATGCGATAAACTATTATGTTTATTTGCCATAATTAAAATCATCCTTTCTTTATTTTAGAGCTTGAACTACTCTTATTTTATCAAGAAAGGATGATTTTTCAATTGTTTAACTTTTATATCGCACCCGCATAGCGGGTGGTTTTTTGTTTCGGAGACTTTGCCTCCTCAACTGGCTAAAGCCATTAATATAAAAATATCTTCCTGGATTTTTACCAAGAAGATATTAACTTAACATATATTTATTTATCTTTTAGATACAACAAATTTATATTTATTAAACTTTCAATACTTTCTTATAATACTCTGCTACTTTACTCTTCACATGTTCTTTTGCAAAAGTTGAAGATTTATATTCGCCTTCCTGTTGATATTTCACAAGAAGTTCTAACAATTCATCGAAAGAACTGAAGGTTTTCGTGTTTTCGCAGATACTCGCGTAATATCTATGCCCTAAATCAACATTAGAAAGCAGACAGACTAATCCTTTCGAAGATGCTTCTACAGCTGAATTGGCGAAGCATTCACTTAACGAACAAGATATACACACTTCATGTTTTTCATAAGGTACTTGTTTTACAAAACCAGCAAATTTAACATTATCTGGTAAGTTATTCCTAGTATATCCTTCAGGTAAATTACCATAGATCGTAAGTGTGCTATCAGGTGTACGTCTAAATGCTTCAATCGTGATTTCACATTTTTTTATAAAGGTCATATTGCCGACTATGCACCAATTTTTTATAGTTGTATATATTTCTTCTTCAACCTCTTCTACATAGACAGGTGGTAGGAATCTCACCTTATCACTTCCTAGTCTTTCTTCTAAGACAGGGCTTGTGACAACATTAGTGCACCAACTTTGCAAGACAAACTTCATAAATGGCGCAAGAATATTGTAATGCGTATAGGCAAAAAGCTCTCTTCCAGTATTTTGGAAAAACTTTCGAAGTTGCAGAGGATATTCATTAATCATATCTATAATGAATTTATCATCAACGGTTGAATTTTCCACAAGGTATTCACTCACCAATTGCCATTGCATCAGAGTTTCATCAGTTTCTTTTATGTGATACTTATGATAATTTTCAGAAACATCACCTTCTAATACTACTCCATCTTTGTTGTAAAGGATAAATTTATCTTCTTTAGGGATATATTTATATAATAGTTGCGAAGTATAACACTCTACAGCTCCATCTTTGTAGTGAACTAATCCTACATAACCGTCTTTAGTATATTCCACCTCTAAAACATCCTCTAGATTTTCTATAAAACTTTTATCTACGCTAGGTTTATCCCTGGCTATATCTGATTTTTCAAAAATTACATGATAAAAGTTTTTGAACCCTAGACTTTCAAGAGTTTCTACAAAATTCGGAACAAAATTAGTTAGATTCGTTATAACTAATCTTTGTTCGACACCTATTTCGTCAAAGACAGCTTGTCTAGCTAGTTGACTACTCTCAAAACCATAGATCGTGTAAGGAACTCCTTCTTTTATCGTAAATACTTTAACCATTTTCTACTCCAATACATCTTCTAATCTTAAACCGCGACTCTTCGCAAGTCTACTTCTAAATATCATACCTTTATTATCTTCTTCAGGAAGACCATAATATGCAGTCAGCGTATTCATCACGAGCGCATTATCTTTAGTTACCATACACGCCCACAGGTGCCAATCTTCAAAACCATCGCACTCTGGATCATAACCACCAGCTTCCTCAACCGCAGATTTCTTATAAATCACAGTAGAGTGATTAAACATATTTTTATAGGCTAACTTAAACCATAACTCCTCACCTGAAAGGTTATTGAAATTATTTCTTTTAATTCCACCTTGTAGTTTATTTCTATCCGCATCGACCTTTGAACCAATGATATCTAACTTATCATTTTGTTCTAATTCATTAAGAAGAAAGTCCAAGTGCCACGGCATCCATTCATCATCAGAGTCCTGCCTTGCGATATACTCCGCAGTCACTAGCGAAATCCCTGCATTAAGGGCTCTCGATATTCCACCATGAAGAACTTTATGATAAATAACTCTCTCATCATTTAAATATTTTTCTACATACTTCTTCAGTTCCATCACGAGATCCGTCATCAACGATAATAAGTCTAAAGTTTTCGTGAGTTTGATTTAACACCGATTCAATCGCCTTACCGACAGTTTTTTCACGGTTATAAACAGGCATAACAATATCTATCACCGTCTCCGATAAAGGTAAATCTATCGATTCAATGCCATAATTACCTAGAATTTCTACTTCATTAGTCGTTAAGAACGTTCTGAAACAACGAACACTCACTCCAGGAATGTTTTTTACAAGAAGTAGTGAAGTCGAATAAAAACCATAGACTTCCACATTCTCATAGTTAGACAATAGGTCGTAAATCTCTTCTTCGAAACATTTATCTGATCGAATAGTCTCAGCATTTTCTACATTTACTGTAACTCGAAGGTGAGCATAGTATAATGCTTCTCCCATCTTTTCTAATGCCTTCTGCGTCAATTTTTCTGTAATTCTTATATCTTTTTCGTCTATGTAGCTGCCAAGTGCTTATCCTAAAAAGACCTTGACTGTTTTTCCGTTAGTCGCTCTAGCAAAGTCTTTCGGTTTAGTATCGAAAGGTATTTTTATCAACTTTTCAGTTGGGAATACGGTATTAGTATCGAATATTGTATAGTGAGCTTGAGATAGGTTTATGACCCTCTCCAACGTTATTTCTTTTGGTCCGACTACTCTATCAGTATAGCGAGTATACATATTAGGTGCAATAATCGAAGTACTACCATCATCAAATGTGAATAATCTCATAAAACTAGGATTAAAAATGCTGTGAGCTATCGGATTATCTAAACTTGCTAGATAAAACTTATCAATTTTGATATTTTCTAGTTTTTCCCTAAGTTCATTAGGCCATTTTTTAATTATCAATAAATAGAGTATCTTCACAAAACTCTTTCATTTTATCAGCGTATATTTTCTGCCTATTATCATTAGACATTTTCAAATATATTCCAAAAAACTTCTCACCTGTAACCTTAGCAACCTCTCGCGCAACTAAGACTTGAAATGGTGAAGTACAAAAAATAATATTCATACACTATACCTCTCTGTTAACCTCTCTATTAGACTCTCTATTAGGCACGAAAAATTACGCCAAAAGCCTTTTCCTTTAATAATTATAAATATTTTATCACGCGGGAAAATTCTAGTCAAATGCAGGTGATGAAGAGTACCAAGAGTGGGGTTTTGAAAAGTTAGACATTACTAACGAACGAGATTATGTAAACAGCATGCGCGCCTCCGCTCCGGTTGTAATAGTTATCGGGATTGTGTAAACGAAGAGAACATCTTTATAGAGTGTATCTTAGTTGTTGAGATTATATAAATAAATATAAACATCTAATTCGAAATTAATCACTTTTTTAAATCTTATAAACCTAAAAAGAAAGCACCCTCGAAAATTATCAAGGGTGCTTTCAAGCCATTTATTTTATTATTTACTATTTTGTCTTTATGATTTTATTATTTTATTCTTATTTTTCTTTACGACGTCTTGATGCTGCAAGCATTCCAGCAAGTGTCGCTAATCCTAATCCTGCTAAGCCAGTGTTAGTTTCTGTTGTTCCAGTGTTAGCTAATCTCTTAACTTGAGCATTTGCTTTTGGTTGAACTGGAGCATTGTTTTGACCTGGGTTTTTAGGTGTTTCTTTTTTATCTTGTTTTGGATCTTTGTTTTGATCTTCTTTTGGTTTATTGTTTTCTGGTTTTGTTGGATCTTGATTTGGTTGTGGTTGAGGGTTTGCCACATAGTTGATCGGTGTATCTTGACCTGGGTTTGTTGGGATATCTGGTACGATGTATCCTTTAATTGGGTCTTGTGGATCAACTGGTTTAAGTGGGTTTCCATTTCCATCAACTGGAGTGTATCCTGGCACGTATGGTAATACCGGTCTATCACTTCCTGGTTTTGTTGGATCTTGTGGATCGTTTGGATATTTGATTGGACTTGTTGGTTGTCCTGGGATGTTTGTCACCCATGATCCTAGTGGTTGGTAAACATATGTTACTGTTGAACCATCTTTTCCAATCTTACCTTTAGCTTCACCTTCTACTCGTACTAATACGTATCCTTTAATTACTTTTCCAGTTGTTGTGTACTCATCTCCAATCTTAACTTTTGTAGTTTCAACTGGGATTAAGTCTTTTCCATTTTCATCTACATATTTAACTACTAAGTTAGCTTCAGTAGCAACATAGTTAATTACTGTATCTTGACTTGGATCCGTTGGAATGTTTGGTACTACATACCCTTTTGATGGATCTGTTGGATCAACTGGTTTAAGTGGATTTCCATCTTTATCTTCTGGAGTGAATCCTGGTACATATGGTAATACTTCTGTTGGTTGCCCTGGTTTTGTTGGGTCTGTTGGATGGTTTGGATATTTGATTGGACTTGTTGGTTGTCCTGGAATATTTGGAATCCATGAACCTAGTTCTTTGTAAACGTATGTTGCTGTTGAACCTTCTGTTCCAATCTTACCTTTAGCATCACCTTCTACTCGTACTAATACGTATCCTTCGATGACTTTCCCTTCTGTTGTGTAGTCATCTCCTACTTTTCCTTTTGTTGTTTCTGCAGGAACTAAGTCTTTTCCTTTTTCATCTACATATTTAACTACTAGATTAGCGTCATTTGCTTCATAGTTAATTACTGTATCTTTTCCTGGATCTGTTGGAATATCTGGTACGATATATCCTTTAGTTGGATCTTGTGGATCTACTGGTTTAAGTGGTTGACCATTGCCGTCTTTTGGAGTATATCCCGGTACGTATGGTAATGTTTCTGTTGGTTTACCTGGTTTTGTTGGATCTTGTGGATTGTTTGGATATTTAATTGGGTTTGTTGGTTGTCCTGGAATGTTTGGAATCCATGAACCTAATGGTTTGTAAACATATGTTACTGTTGAACCTTCTGTTCCAATCTTACCTTTAGCATCACCTTCTACACGCACTAATACGTATCCGTCAATTACTTTTCCAGTTGTTGTGTACTCATCTCCTACTTTACCTTTTGTTGTTTCTGCTGGAGCTAAGTCTTTTCCATTTTCATCTACATATTTAACTACTAGGTTAGCTTTGTTTGCTACGTAGCTGATTGGTGTATCTTCACCTGGATTTGTCGGAATATCTGGTACCATGTATCCTTTTGATGGATCTTTCGGATCTACTGGTTTAAGTGGATTTCCATCTTTATCTTCTGGAGTATATCCTGGTACATATGGTAATGTTTCTGTTGGTTTACCTGGTTTTGTTGGATCTGTTGGATCGTTTGGATATTTGATTGGACTTGTTGGTTGTCCTGGGATATTTGGAATCCATGATCCGATTGGTTTGTATGTTACTACTTCTGTAGTGTTTTCTGAGTTTGCAGTCACTTTTGTAGCTGGTACTGTTACTTTATCAGCTAAGAATCCTTTAACTACTGGTGATTTAACTTCAGCTAAATCTTGTTCTGGTGTCCAGTCTCCGTATGTAACTTCTCCTGTAACTAAGTTTACTTTTGCTTCACGTGTGAATTTAGCTTCTTGTGTTACTGTTTTTGGAGTTCCGTCTTCATTTAATACTGGAGTTCCATCTGCGTATACGTATGTAATTGTACGTGTTACTGTTTTGTTTAGATCTTTTTCTTCTAATCCAGCTGGATATTTAGGTCCTTCTGGGTTATTTGGATCTACTGGAGTTCCTGGTGTTTTCGGTTGATCTGGTGTTACTGTAACTTCTTTAGCTTTAAGTGTTACTTTGAACTCTTGATCAGTGTCTTTATCTTTATCGAATTTTCCACCTTCTGGGTATGTATTAGATACTAATTCATATCCTTTGTTTTCAAGTTCTTTGATCTTAGCTTTTACTTCAGCTTCTTTTGTTAATGGTGCATCTGAATCACCTTCTTCTGTAATTCCTTCTACTCCTGGAATTGGGTTTCCTTTTTCATCTACGAATGTTGTTTTAGCTTTTTGAGTATCTTTTACGTAGTTGATTGGAGTGTCTTGACTTGGATCATTTGGAATATCTGGAATGATATATCCTTTTGTTGGATCTTGCGGATCTACTGGTTTAAGTGGTTGTTCATTTCCATCTTTTGGAGTCATACCTGGTACGTATGGTAATACTGGTTTATCAGTTCCTGGTTTTGTTGGGTTATCTTTATCGTTTGGATATTTAATTGGATTTGTTGGTTGTCCTGGGATATTTGGCACCCATGATCCTAGTGGTGTGTATGTTACTACTTCTTTGATGTCTTCTGAATTACCTGTTACGTTCACTGCTGCAACACTTGCTTTA
This is a stretch of genomic DNA from Gemella haemolysans. It encodes these proteins:
- a CDS encoding YwqG family protein, with amino-acid sequence MITIEDINKVIEKIKNEHTKEYIGISINGDRGLNISTSKFGGVPYIAQDAEAPVDTEGNQLALLAQINCTELPENDIYPKEGLLQFWISRDDSFGLDSKGTNVVKYIKDIDKNITNGDVLNKYHLPSEDNDEEYSPFQEKDASFALTFNKGTSTITATDFLFEGIAKDAIRELFPDEQVEDLYENLDREVYETLFKAFEGVKHAIGGYPTFTQWDPRDPENKEAYDTLLLQVESEWDANTKDNLIMWGDSGVANFFINKEKLANLDFEDTLFNWDCF
- the tnpA gene encoding IS200/IS605 family transposase; amino-acid sequence: MANKHNSLSHTKWLCKYHIVFTPKYRRKIEFNQYKRDIVDIIKRLCKYKGVEIIEGHIMPDHIHLQLSILPKYSVSSFMGYLKGKSSLMIFDMHANLKYKYGNRKFWAEGYYVSTVGLNESTIRKYIREQEMHDITIDKLTTKEYTNPFGNKKK
- a CDS encoding glycosyltransferase family 4 protein, which produces MVKVFTIKEGVPYTIYGFESSQLARQAVFDEIGVEQRLVITNLTNFVPNFVETLESLGFKNFYHVIFEKSDIARDKPSVDKSFIENLEDVLEVEYTKDGYVGLVHYKDGAVECYTSQLLYKYIPKEDKFILYNKDGVVLEGDVSENYHKYHIKETDETLMQWQLVSEYLVENSTVDDKFIIDMINEYPLQLRKFFQNTGRELFAYTHYNILAPFMKFVLQSWCTNVVTSPVLEERLGSDKVRFLPPVYVEEVEEEIYTTIKNWCIVGNMTFIKKCEITIEAFRRTPDSTLTIYGNLPEGYTRNNLPDNVKFAGFVKQVPYEKHEVCISCSLSECFANSAVEASSKGLVCLLSNVDLGHRYYASICENTKTFSSFDELLELLVKYQQEGEYKSSTFAKEHVKSKVAEYYKKVLKV
- a CDS encoding glycosyltransferase, whose product is MELKKYVEKYLNDERVIYHKVLHGGISRALNAGISLVTAEYIARQDSDDEWMPWHLDFLLNELEQNDKLDIIGSKVDADRNKLQGGIKRNNFNNLSGEELWFKLAYKNMFNHSTVIYKKSAVEEAGGYDPECDGFEDWHLWACMVTKDNALVMNTLTAYYGLPEEDNKGMIFRSRLAKSRGLRLEDVLE
- a CDS encoding glycosyltransferase family 2 protein, which codes for MGEALYYAHLRVTVNVENAETIRSDKCFEEEIYDLLSNYENVEVYGFYSTSLLLVKNIPGVSVRCFRTFLTTNEVEILGNYGIESIDLPLSETVIDIVMPVYNREKTVGKAIESVLNQTHENFRLIIVDDGSRDGTEEVCRKIFK